One genomic segment of Hordeum vulgare subsp. vulgare chromosome 2H, MorexV3_pseudomolecules_assembly, whole genome shotgun sequence includes these proteins:
- the LOC123430847 gene encoding uncharacterized protein LOC123430847 — MQTAKVKAKDMVSSAKEKAKEGSAEVQGKAGKAAATTHGEKEMAKEEERAHKSQADAQEHREKAEHRADAAMGRHGTAGTRGHHGPVGAPVAPDPAYPASGGHPAAEKYI, encoded by the coding sequence atgcaaacgGCGAAGGTCAAGGCCAAGGACATGGTGAGCTCGGCcaaggagaaggcgaaggagggATCGGCCGAGGTGCAGGGCAAGGCAGGCAAGGCCGCGGCGACCACGCACGGCGAGAaggagatggccaaggaggaggagcgcgcgcaCAAGTCCCAGGCCGACGCGCAGGAGCACCGGGAGAAGGCAGAGCACCGCGCCGACGCGGCCATGGGACGCCACGGCACGGCCGGGACGCGCGGCCACCACGGCCCCGTCGGCGCTCCCGTGGCCCCCGACCCCGCGTACCCGGCAAGCGGCGGGCacccggcggcggagaagtacatCTAG